From Acidovorax sp. 1608163:
CTCGTGGTGGTCGGCCTCGCCGCGCTTCCAGTACGCGGCGATGCGCATGCGCTTGGCGTCCACACCCGGCTTGGCAGCCAGCACGCCACGCAGCGCAGCCATCTCACTGTGCTCGCCCGCCGCCCAGATGTAGCCAGAGCCTGCGGGCACCGCCAGCGCCTGCGCAGTCTCTGTCAGCGAATCCACCCAGGCCACGTCCAGCTGCGCCGCCGATGCCAGCGTGCGCTGGTCTTGCGGGTTGCGCAGCTGCACGCGCACCACGGCGCGGGTGGTGGCAGGCAGCTCGGCCAGGCGGCGGGCCATAGCGGGTAGCGCGGTTTCATCGCCCAGCAGCCAGTGCCAGTCAAACCCCACCGGAATCACAAGGCTGCCACGCGGCCCCGCAATGCCCGCCCACTGGCCCACCTGCACAGCGGCCGCCCAATCCGATGCAGGCCCGGCATCGTGCAAAGCCACCTCGATATCGAGCGTGCCCTGCACCGCATCAAAGTGGGCCGGGGTGTAGTCGCGCAGCACCGGGCGCGGCCCGGTGAACTGGGGCCGCCCATCCACCAGCTCGGGCAGGCTGGCGCGCTCTTGCCCCGGCACGGGCAGGATGAGCTTCACATGGTCGTCAAACCCGGCGCTAGCAAAGCCGGCCAGATCGGGGCCTGCCAGCGTCAGCCGCACAAAGCCGGGGCTGATTTGCGTGCGGCGCACCACCTGCACATGCCGCCCCTTGAGAGGGTGGCGCACACGCTGCACGGCCAAAGGGTCGGCCACATTGGCGGTGGCCGCGGGGGGAGAAGTCACAGAGGGATCAGAATGCTGGGTCACGATTTAAAATTGTTGATTAAGTCAACCAA
This genomic window contains:
- a CDS encoding siderophore-interacting protein; protein product: MTSPPAATANVADPLAVQRVRHPLKGRHVQVVRRTQISPGFVRLTLAGPDLAGFASAGFDDHVKLILPVPGQERASLPELVDGRPQFTGPRPVLRDYTPAHFDAVQGTLDIEVALHDAGPASDWAAAVQVGQWAGIAGPRGSLVIPVGFDWHWLLGDETALPAMARRLAELPATTRAVVRVQLRNPQDQRTLASAAQLDVAWVDSLTETAQALAVPAGSGYIWAAGEHSEMAALRGVLAAKPGVDAKRMRIAAYWKRGEADHHENLTA